A region of Diospyros lotus cultivar Yz01 chromosome 3, ASM1463336v1, whole genome shotgun sequence DNA encodes the following proteins:
- the LOC127797888 gene encoding pentatricopeptide repeat-containing protein At2g20540-like, whose translation MASLKNTIARFLEECRSMRELKQLHSQIITSPHFSEKDRYFLFSRLLFFCTVSHSGCLDYATDVFRMIENPNLFVYNAMIRAHASKNSNGEAPSSCGALILYKQLLGRSIVPDCLTFPFLLKECTRRLDCGTGRSVHGHAVKYGLGDDVFIQNSFISLYCACGSMDSARRVFDEMSSRDVVSWNSIIIGCLRSGDLDSALNLFRSAKKRNVITWNSIISGFARGGRPKEAVEFFHEMQMAGDEPDKFTVASVLSACASLGAIAQGKWVHLFLKRSGLECDMAIQTALVDMYGKCGLVERAVEIFKEMPKKDISAWTAMISVFALQGYVKEAFDLFTEMEALGVRPNPVTFVGLLSACAHSGSVEKGLWCFDLMKRVYSIEPQLQHYACMVDILSRAGFFEEAERLISNMPVEPDVFVWGAVLGGCQMHGNTELGEKVAEYLINLEPSNHAFYVTLCDIYAKAGRFDDAKRFRALMNEKGIKKVFPGCSMIEIDGIVHEFSVRGSPEILLEKLTCMLNYLSDAMKSERTMLE comes from the coding sequence ATGGCGTCTCTGAAGAACACAATCGCACGCTTCCTCGAAGAATGCAGGAGCATGAGAGAGCTCAAACAACTCCATTCCCAAATTATCACATCGCCACATTTTTCGGAGAAAGACCGGTACTTCCTCTTTTCTCGTCTGCTCTTCTTCTGCACTGTCTCTCATTCTGGCTGTCTCGATTACGCCACGGATGTGTTCAGAATGATAGAGAACCCAAATCTCTTTGTATACAACGCCATGATTAGAGCCCATGCAAGTAAAAATAGCAATGGAGAGGCACCCAGTTCGTGCGGGGCCTTAATTCTGTACAAGCAACTGCTGGGGCGCAGCATTGTGCCTGATTGCCTGACATTCCCGTTTCTTTTGAAAGAATGCACAAGGAGGTTAGACTGCGGGACGGGTCGAAGCGTTCATGGGCATGCTGTCAAGTATGGGTTGGGAGATGATGTATTTATCCAAAATTCTTTCATAAGTTTGTATTGTGCATGTGGGAGTATGGATAGTGCACGGAGGGTATTTGATGAAATGTCGAGCAGGGATGTTGTTTCGTGGAATTCGATAATTATTGGGTGCTTGAGAAGCGGCGATCTTGACTCCGCCCTGAATCTTTTTAGGAGTGCGAAGAAGAGAAATGTTATTACTTGGAACTCGATCATATCGGGTTTTGCTCGGGGGGGTCGGCCAAAGGAGGCTGTAGAATTTTTCCATGAAATGCAAATGGCCGGTGATGAACCGGACAAGTTTACTGTTGCAAGTGTCCTCTCAGCTTGTGCCTCTCTTGGTGCCATTGCTCAGGGAAAATGGGTACACTTGTTTCTGAAAAGAAGTGGATTAGAGTGTGATATGGCCATTCAAACAGCATTGGTGGACATGTACGGTAAATGTGGGCTTGTTGAAAGAGCAGTTGAGATCTTTAAAGAAATGCCTAAGAAAGATATTTCAGCATGGACGGCTATGATTTCTGTTTTTGCACTACAAGGGTATGTTAAAGAGGCTTTTGATCTTTTTACAGAAATGGAAGCACTTGGCGTGAGGCCAAATCCTGTGACATTTGTTGGGCTGCTGTCAGCTTGTGCTCATTCAGGATCAGTGGAGAAAGGTCTCTGGTGTTTTGACTTGATGAAACGTGTTTACTCAATTGAGCCACAGCTCCAACACTATGCTTGCATGGTTGATATACTTAGTCGAGCTGGATTTTTTGAGGAGGCAGAGAGGCTTATCAGTAATATGCCAGTGGAGCCAGATGTGTTTGTTTGGGGTGCTGTGCTTGGAGGCTGTCAAATGCATGGGAACACAGAGTTGGGAGAAAAGGTTGCAGAATACTTGATTAATTTGGAACCTTCAAACCATGCTTTCTATGTTACTTTGTGTGATATATATGCCAAAGCTGGTAGATTTGATGATGCAAAGAGATTTCGAGCGCTTATGAATGAGAAAGGGATTAAGAAGGTTTTTCCAGGTTGCAGCATGATTGAAATTGATGGCATTGTCCATGAATTCTCAGTGAGAGGATCACCTGAAATTCTGTTAGAGAAATTGACGTgcatgttaaattatttaagtgaTGCAATGAAGTCAGAAAGAACTATGCTTGAATAA
- the LOC127796329 gene encoding alpha-L-fucosidase 1-like, whose product MTPNLSLSRCLAICVLFSICRLAYSWPKPVAIAPPLPILPLPSFSQLKWQRREIIMFLHFGVNTFTDSEWGTGKENPAIFNPVGLNAGQWVDAAVHAGVSLMILTAKHHDGFCLWPSKYTDHSVAASPWRGGRGDVVAELVAAAKSRGVDVGLYLSPWDRHDRRYGRNKAYNEYYLAQLQELLNKYGSVREIWFDGAKGANALNMSYYFGDWFSMVKELQSSINIFSDAGPDVRWVGNERGFAGKTCWSTINRTALSIGNGSIVDYLNTGDERGTDWLPAECDVSIRTGWFWHKSQSPKSLSKLLKIYYNSVGRNCVLLLNVPPNSTGLISETDVQRLKEFRTAIDTIFTVNLAEKCSVRASSQRGGDGRGFGPENVLDGDHLWTYWAPTAENEGDQWIEFRSEGDEPLRFNVIRIQEAIGLGQRIRRHEVYVDGQRVAIGTTVGYKKLHRLEMGEVKGYRVKIRITESRGLPLISSIGLHFDPFWHPKPLGR is encoded by the exons atgACCCCtaacctctctctttctcgctgCTTAGCCATCTGCGTATTATTCTCAATTTGCCGACTGGCCTATTCCTGGCCAAAACCAGTGGCCATCGCACCGCCACTCCCAATCCTTCCTCTCCCGTCATTTTCACAGCTCAAATGGCAGCGAAGGGAAATCATAATGTTCCTCCATTTCGGCGTCAACACATTCACCGATTCCGAGTGGGGCACCGGAAAGGAAAACCCGGCTATCTTCAACCCCGTCGGCCTCAATGCCGGCCAGTGGGTTGATGCAGCGGTGCACGCCGGAGTCTCCTTGATGATCCTCACGGCTAAGCACCACGACGGCTTCTGCCTCTGGCCATCCAAGTACACTGACCACTCCGTCGCCGCCAGTCCCTGGAGAGGCGGCCGTGGCGACGTGGTTGCTGAGCTGGTGGCCGCCGCCAAGTCCCGCGGCGTAGACGTCGGCCTCTACCTCTCGCCGTGGGACCGCCATGACCGTAGATACGGCCGGAATAAGGCTTATAACGAGTACTACTTAGCCCAATTGCAAGAGCTTCTCAACAA ATACGGGAGCGTGAGAGAGATATGGTTTGACGGAGCAAAGGGAGCGAATGCGCTAAACATGTCCTACTACTTCGGCGACTGGTTCTCAATGGTGAAGGAGTTGCAAAGCTCCATCAACATCTTCTCCGACGCCGGTCCCGACGTCCGCTGGGTCGGAAACGAAAGGGGCTTCGCCGGAAAAACCTGCTGGTCTACCATTAATCGCACCGCCCTGTCGATCGGAAACGGAAGCATTGTTGA CTATCTCAACACCGGCGATGAGAGAGGGACCGATTGGCTGCCAGCGGAGTGCGACGTATCGATCCGGACCGGATGGTTCTGGCATAAATCGCAATCGCCGAAGAGTCTAAGCAAACTGCTCAAGATTTATTACAACTCCGTCGGCCGGAACTGCGTGTTGCTACTAAACGTCCCGCCTAATTCCACCGGCCTCATATCAGAGACTGATGTACAGAGATTGAAAGAGTTTAGAACTGCAATCGACACAATTTTCACCGTCAATTTGGCGGAGAAATGCTCTGTAAGAGCCAGTAGCCAAAGAGGAGGCGACGGCAGGGGATTTGGGCCGGAAAATGTGTTGGACGGCGACCATCTCTGGACCTATTGGGCTCCGACCGCTGAAAATGAAGGAGACCAATGGATTGAGTTCAGATCAGAGGGTGATGAGCCGCTCAGGTTCAATGTGATCAGGATTCAAGAAGCGATCGGACTAGGGCAGAGGATCAGGCGGCACGAAGTTTACGTCGACGGCCAGCGCGTGGCGATTGGGACCACCGTAGGGTACAAGAAGCTTCACAGGCTCGAAATGGGAGAGGTGAAGGGGTATAGAGTGAAGATCAGGATAACTGAATCAAGGGGGTTGCCTTTGATCTCCTCCATCGGTCTCCATTTTGATCCCTTCTGGCATCCAAAGCCCCTGGGACGATGA